The DNA region GCCGAGATCGGGCGTGATCTCGACATGCAGACGCCAGCCATCTTTCACGCTTTCCGTGCTGGAAGGGGAAAGGATCGTGCCGTCGGCGAGCTGCACCGGTTTGTTTTTGATCGGCCCCAAAACATCTTCCGGCAAACGGCGCGGCTCGCTCCACGTGCGACCGCCATCGGTCGAAGTGATGAGCATGCCCCACCACGTCTGCGGCGACGGCCCGACTTTGTAGAAGAGCATCAGCGGCGCATCCTTCGGCTGAAACAGCACCGGATTCCACGTCGGGTAACGCTTCCCCGCGTGCTGCACGCCGTCCGCCACCTGCACGCCGGGCGTCCACTTCCCGTTTTCAAAACGCGCCACGTAAATGCAGACGTCCGGATTCTTCTCGTTCGTCCCGCCAAACCACGCCGCCAGCAGTTCGCCGCTCGTCGTCTCCACGATCGTCGATGCATGGACACTTGGATACGCGCCGGTGTCATAGATGAACTGACTGCTCACAATCGCCGGATGCTGCGGCGCCGCGACGAGCGGACCGCTGAGCGTGGCGAGACAAGAGGCAAGGAGGGCGAGGGACTTTTTCATAAAATGACGAACGAGGATTCTACGAACGAACAGCGGCGCAACCCGCAGCGATCTTTCAACGCTGCGAAGTAAACGCGTAGGAACCGGACTCGACTTGATAGAGCGCGTGATCGCCTTCGCGACGCAGGAATTTAACGCCGGGCCGATCGGCAGCGGCTTTACCGCCTTCGAAAACGTCCGCGCCATCGCGTGCAGGCACGAAGACCGTCGCGGTGGCATTCGCGGGCACGGAAACATCGAGCGAGAACTGCGCGCCCTTCTGTTCCCAGCGCACAGAGATCGGTCCGTGAATTGAGTCATAGCTCGCCTTCACCCAGCCGAGATCCGGCACCGGCTGCGGACGGATCAAGGTGTTCTTAAAACCGGGTGCCGCCGGATCGGAGACGATACCCGCCAGATCGTGATAAAACCACTCGGTGACCTGCCCGAGCATGAAGTGATTGTGCGACGTCTCCAGATTCGCGTCCCACGCCTCGGTGAGCGCCGTCGCGCCTTGTTTCAGTTGGTACGCGTAGCCGGGTTTATCCTCTTGCGTGACCATCTTGTAGATCACGTCGGAGCGGCCGTTGTCCGCCAGCGCGCGCAGCGAATAGCGGAAACCCACATCGCCCGTCGTCGTCGCATAGCCGCGCTGCTCGACGTCTTTCACCAGCGCGGAAAATACACGCGCCCGCTCCGTCGGGGCCGCGATTCCCATCACCAGCGGCAGCGAATTCGCCGCCTGCGAACCCGTCGCGTACGTGCCGCTCTCCGCTTTGAAAAAATGCCGGTTGTAGCTCGCGAGAATCCGCGCCGCCTTCGTCGCATACTCCTTCGCCTCGTCGGCATGACCGAGCAGCGCGGCCGTATCGGCCATCAGCTTCGCATCGAAATAGAAAAACGCCGACGCAGTCACCGGTGGCGGCGTATTCTGCGCCGGTCCCGCCAGCGCAGGCCCGACATCGAACCAATCGCCCAGTCCATCGCTCAGCACATCGTCCTTCGCGCGCCCTTCGAGCCAGGCGAAATAGCGTTTCATCGCGGGATAATACTCACGGAGTAAACCGGCATCGCCCGTGAACTCATACTGCTGCCACGGCACGAGGAAGAACGCCGCACCCCACTCGGCCGCCGCGCGAAACGTGCCTTTGAACACCGTAAACTCCGGCGCGATATTTGGGATCAGTCCGTCATCCGTCTGCCCATCGGCCATGTCGCGGATGCCCTTCGTGAAAATGCGGGCGACGTCATACTCGTAGCGGATCGCGGGACCGTTGAGGTGATACTGCTCGATCCAGCCGAGCTTCTCGCGATGCGGGCAGTCGGAGAGAACGGAAACCATGTTCGAACGCTGCGCCCAGCGCACCAGATCGCGAATGCGGTTGAGCAACGGATTCGAGGTCTCGAACTCCCCAAGCGGTTTCGCGATGGCGTGAACGACCGCCATTTCTAGCGAGACAACCGTCGGCAATTTCGCCGGATCCCCCGGACGCGGAACAGCCGCGATCGTCGGGCGACGTTTGAGATCTTCTGCCGGTACGAAATGCGGCAGCTCCGACTCGTCGCGAAACGTCTCCACCTTCAGGAAGCGGCAGCCGATGTAGTAGAACTGGGGAAACCACTCCTCCTCACCGTCAGTCGCCTTCGTGTACTGCCACCACGCATTGCCACGATTTTTCCCGTCAAAAGTGTTTCGGTTGATCGTGCCGTCCTCGTGGACGACTTCCGACGGCGTGAGCCGCACGATCGATCCCGCCGGTCCGCTCACGCGCAAACGCGGCATGTGCGACGCGTTCTGCCCAAAATCATGAACCACGGTCCCATCGGAAAACGTTTTCGCCGCGACGCTCTTGTGAACATCGATCACACGCAGCGGCTCGCTGCCGACGCCATGTCCGCGCAACTGCCCCGCCGGGCGCAGCAACACCACCGCGCGCTTCCAGTCCTTCGCCGCCGCGAAACCCGGCTCCGCCCAGCCCTTCGGCGCGAGACGCGCGTCATAATCCTCACCGGCGAAAATGTGTCCGACCGTGATCGGCCCGGATTTGAACCTCCACTCATCATTCGTCCCGACTTCCTCGACCGTGCCGTCTTCGTATTCGAGCCGCAGATGCATGATCGCGCGCAACGGCCCAAACGAGCCGGTCAGCTTCGTGAAGCGATCGCGGTGCGCGAGATTGTAGAACCCGTTGCCGAGCACGAAGCCCGCCGCATTCGCGCCAGGCCGCAGCAGCGCAGTCACGTCGTGCGTGTTGTAGAGCACCGTGACGTTGTAGTTCGTCCAGCCCGGCGAGAGCAGATCGTCGCTCACCTTCTTGCCGTTGAAAAACAGTTCGTACTGCCCCAGCCCCGTCGCGTGGACGAGCGCGCGCTTCAAGCCCGGCTTCACGCTGAACGCTCCGCGCAACATCAAAGACTCCGTGGCGGCGGGCGATGCGATCCACGACGCTTTCCACTCTTCCTTCGTGAGAATGCCCATCGTCCAATGCGCAGGCTCGCTCCACGCGGAGGGTTTTCCATCGCGATCCCACGAGCGCACTTTCCAGAAAACCGTCTGCGACGAGACAAGCGCCTTGCCGCCGTAGCTGACGAACGTCGTCCGATCGTTCGCCACGCGTCCGCTGTCCCAAAGATCACCGTCATCGCGTGCGAGCGTCGCCTCGCTCGAAGCGGCAAGGATCTGCCACGCAGTTTGTTTCTGCCCTCGCGCCGTACTCTCGATTTTCCAGAAGAGCCGCGGTTGCGCCGCGTCGATGCCGAGCGGATTCACCGCGTACTCCGTCCGAAGCGCAGCAACTTTGAAATCGCTGCCCGCCGTCGCGACCTCGGCCGCCGTCATCCGAATCAGTGAAAACGAAACGGCCATGCATCCGAGGCCGGCGAGAAAAGCAAAAGGAGGGAAACGCATGGCGAAAAAAAACCTGCGCCCGTTTTCACAGGCGCAGGAGGTTAAACAATACGGGTTAGAACTTGTACGTTGCCGACAAGAAGTAGGCGCGAGGAGGGATGGGCACGATCATGAAGGTCGTGTTGGCGTTCGCAGGACGCGTCGTGAAATTCTGGCGGTTGAACTGGCTGCTCGCGTCACCGTAACCGGCCCAGTTGAGCACACCGTCGCCATCGAAGACGTTGTTCACATTAAAGCTGACCGAGAACCGGTCGCTGAACGCCCAGCTCAGGAAGAGATCGGTCTGATCGTAGGCGGGCAGTTCGAACATATTGGCGATGTTCGCAGGACGCGCGCCCATGTATTTCCACGAGACGTTACCGGTGAATCTGCCGCGCTGGTACTGCGGGGTGAGGTTCACGATCCAGTCCGGGTTGTTGTCGGCATCCTGGCCGCCGATATCGACGATGAAGTCATCGCCAGGACCGTTGCTGCCGAGATTCCAGAACTTCCAGGTCGTCGCTTCGGCCTGCTGCCAGGTCGCTACGGCACGGACACTGAAATGCTCCGTGAACGCGTAATTCGTTTCGAGCTCCACACCGTAGGTCTCGACCGAGCTGTAGAGAGGCTGTAGCGAGTACGTGGTGTTATCCGTGTTGGTGCCGGTGATGGGCGTATTGATGATATCACCCAGCTTGCTGTAGAACGGCGTGATCACCGCGTTGAACGCGCCGCCGCGAAGCTTGTAGCCGACCTCCCACTGCTCCACTTTTTGCGGCACGGTGGCGAAATTGCGGATCGCGAAAGCATTCGTCAGGCCGATGAAGAACGAGAGGTCAGGCGCTTTTTCGCCATTGGTGTAGCGGAGGTACACCGAGTTATTGGGATTGATCGTGTAGTTCAACGCACCGGACAACGAGAGTGTGTCGAGATTACGGTCATAGACCCAGTTGGTCGCGTTGCGGGTGCTGATACGATTGTCGAAGATCGTGAGCGGATTGCCGTCGGCACCGCCGTTGGCCGGATTGAGCGTGCTGTTGGCCTGGCCGGTGTTGTTCAGACCGCTGACTTCGAGATACTCGTAGCGAGCGCCCCAATCGAGCGTGAGGCTCTTGTTGATCTCCCAGTTGTGGCCGAAGAATGCCGACGTCTGCTTCTGGACTGCCTCGTTGAGCGTGTAACCAGAACCCTCTGCGGAGAAACCGTAAGGATTGGTGATCTGGAGCGTCTGGCCCGCGCCGTAAGGACTGCCCGCGGCGGTGATGAGCGTGATGTCCATCGGAGTCGGATTACTGGTCACCGTGGAGACACTGCGGCCGGCCGTGGTGTTGAAGTTATAGGCATCCGAATAAGCGAAAAAGCTGCCGCCCGTGAACAGGTGGCTGCCGACGCGCTTGTTGACCGTGAACTGGTTCATCAGCTCCTTGGCCCAGCGGTCGAAAACGAGGGCGTTGTTGGACCACACGGCGCCATTCACGAGATCCTGGCGGGGCAGGTTGTTTTCCAACACGGTAAGACCGCTCGAACCCGCGCCACCGGAACCGTTATTGGTGCCGGCTGACTGGATACGAGCCATGATCTGGCCGTTCGTGCGGTCCTTGAAGATCCACTCGCCCGCTGGCACCACGCCACCGGTAAGCATGTTCAAATTGCTGAAGAGCGAACCGCGTGTGATGTCACGAAGCGCGACGCTGGCGCTCGTGTTCCACTGCGTGTTGCTGTCGCTCACCTTGAAGTTGTTGCTTATGATCCAGCCGCCAAAATCGTGCGTCCAATCCGCGCCGATCGATTTCTGCACGGAGTGCGCGAGGCTCTCAGGATCGAAGGTACGCTTCAGTCCCGGGGCTTCCGCGACATAGGAGAACTTGCCCGGGCGGTGAAGGTTCGTAGCACTTTGGTCGATCCCGCCGGCAACGCGCGGATCGTTGAAATCGTTGGCCGGGTAGAACTCGAACCAGCCGTTAACGTCGTTGAGGTACTTCGCGTAAAACGTCACCGAGCCCTTACCATAATCTTTGCGAACGTTCAGTTTGATCTGACCGCCATCGTTCATGCTGTAGCCGGGATTACGCGCGCCGTCAGACTTGCGATAGAAACCGCCGATGCTGTACGTCGTGCCCAAGGGACCGGCGCCACCGACCAGGATGTCGGTGCGGTAGTAAGGATTCTCCTCACCTTCCAAGCCGAAGCGCGTGCGCACTTCACCGCCGTAGGTGTCGGTGCCCTTGCGGCTGATATAGTTGAAAACACCGCCGGGCGCATTGGCCGACGTAATCGAGGCACTGCCGCCGCGCACCGCTTCGACGCGCTCGGTCGTCACGTCTGCGCGCAAAAAATAATCCGGGCCCCAGTTGCTGTAACCCACATTGGTCAGCGGGAGGCCGTCCTCCTGCATCGACACATAATAATAACCCATGTCGGCGTTGCTCGCGTTGGCAGAAACGCCGCGCGAATAAACGATGCTGCGGATTTCGCCGAGGGATGAATTCACGTACACGCTCGGCACGTTCAGCAAAAGATCGGCCGCGCTGTTGGGCACCAGCTTCGCGAGCTGCGCCGTGTTCACCGTCGAGACCGAGGCGGTGACATCCATCTTCTTCGTGCGCGTGAACACGCCCGTGACGACGAACTCTGCGAGCTCGATGGTTTCGTCTTTGGAAATCGCGTTCGCATCCGCAGCCGCTTGCGGGACTGCCTGCCCGGGAGCGACTGGCACGCCGCCCGCGCTCTGCTTCGAGGGATCGACCTCGATCGCGATGGAGCCGGTTTTCTCATCCTGGAAAACCGTGAGGCTCGTGCCCGCGAGCATCGTCGCGAGCGCTTCGCGCACCGTAAGCTCGCCCTGCACGGCGTTGGTCTTGATGCCGGCGACCGACTTCGTCGAAAAGATGATCTCCCGCTGCGCCTGTTGCGCGAAGGATTTCAACGTTTGCGCCGCTTCTCCGGCAGGCAGATCGAATTTTATTTTGGTCTCAGTCGCCGCCGAGAGCGATGTCGCACTCAGCAACGCAAACAGCCCGAGGGCTGGAACAGGCGTGATGATTTTAGACGCGCACAGGAACATCCAGGGCCGGGAAAGGCGCCGCACAGGAGTAGTCATTCGTTGGGTAGGGGGTTCGTTACTTGGGATGCGCGCACCGGCGCAAATCCTCTAAATAAATTTTTCAAAAACTGCGCGGCCGGTTTCACACGGCTGATTTTCACCGCGCCTGGCGGGCAGTCGGCGGCACGATCATCGCGCTCGCGCCGGTCAGCGCCGCCGCTTGCGCAGCGTCACCACATTCCCGTTGCGCTCCGCATCCACGCCGAAACCGCCTTCGAGCAGCCGGATGAAGCTCTCGATATTATCCGAACGCAGCGACGCGCTGACCTCGGTGTCGGCGAGCTTCGCATCGTCGATGACCATGCGGATGGGCGCGTTCCTGCGGTTGAATTCATCCACGACCGCCGAGAGACGCGCGTTGGTGAAATCGAGCAGCCGCGAATGCCAGGCGAGTTTCTCGTCGAGGTGGTCCACCCCGATTTTGGCCACGGAGATCGGTGCCTTGCCCGGCTGCATCGGCACCAGCGCGAGTTCGCCTGCCACCACGAGCGGCGCGGCCGCGGAGTCGTCTGGCGATGCCGCAATCCCGTCAGCTTCGACCGCCTGCGACTGCACACGGACTTTTCCTTCAGTCACGATCAACTCTACCGCTTCCGATTCGCGGCGTACATTAAACGCCGTGCCGACCGCGCGAAACTGCACGTCGCCCGTGATCACGATGAACGGACGTGCCGGGTTTTTCGCCACGCGAAACATCGCCTCGCCGCGCTCCAGCCGCACCTTGCGCTCGGTCGCAGTGTACAGCACAGCCACCTCGGCATCGCGGTTCAGCTCAATCACCGTGCCATCGTCGAGTGTGCGCCGCTCGATCGCCGCGATCTGCGCCGGCACGACCGCGGGCACCGCGGCAGGCGCATCGGAGGGGGACGGGCGCAGCAAAAAAAATCCAAACACGACCGCCGCTGCCGCCGCGAGCGCCACCTCGGCCGACCAAAACCACGGACGTCTCCGCTTCAGGCTCCTCGCCCGCTCCGGTTGCGGCGCGAGCAGATCGCGATTGGGCCGGAGCGTGTGCTCGGGCCGCCAGTCCGCGAGCATGTTAAGCCGCGTCCAATTGGCCATTTGCCGGTCGAGTTCCTGGGAGTGACCCGCTTCCGCCATGTACCATTGCAGGAAATCATCCTGCTCGGTCGCGGTGAGTCCGCGCTCCAGGCGCATCACCCAGAGCGCTGCTTCCGTTTCGATTTTTTCCGGCGTCTTCATCGTCTCATCATCGTCCAGGCGCTCACGCCTGCGGACGGTATCTCCTGAAAAATTGCCCGATCTTCTTCAACCCGATCGCCGCCTGGATCTCCACCGTATGCTCCGCGATGCCGAGCTCGGCCGCCGTCTCCTTCTGCGAAAGCCCATAGATCTTCCGCAGCGTGAGGATCTGCCGGCAACGGGTCGGGAGTGATTGGATCGCTTCGGTGAGCATTTCGAGTTCTTGGGCGCGGGCGACGGCGTGCGGCACATCTGCGTCCTCATCTAAGATGCCGGAGCAGTCGATTTCCGCTAAGGAATCTTCCTTCGCCACCTTGCTGTGCCGCACCCGCATCAGCGCCAGATTCCGCGCGATCACGAAAAGATAGGCCTTCGGCGAACGCACTTCCGCGTCCGTCCGAGCGCGCAACACCCGCACAAACGCCTCCTGCACGATATCGTCCACATCCTGCCCGCTGGGAAACTGGCTCGTCAGCCACGCGCGCAGTTGGGGTTCGTGTGGCTGCAAGTTGGCGGAAAACCAACGCGCTACCTCTGGGTCTTGGGGTGGCATCGAAAACGTCTGACGCGCACTTCAACCAACCGATGCGCTCAAGTCCGCAGCAAAAACAAAATTTCCAAAGAAAAATTCCTAGAGGAAATCCCCTCCCCGCGCATCCGCCGCTTCTGGCCCATCCTGAAAATCCCGTTAATCCCATCTAAAACTCCGGCACCCACCCGCGCCGCCTTTCCATCCACGCCCCGCACTTTCAGCTTCCCGCCCTTCGCCCTTCACCCTCAGCCTTTCGCCTCCCACATGTCCGATCTCATCGTCAACGGCGGCAAGCCGCTCTCAGGCACCATCACGCCCTCCGGCAATAAAAACTCTGCGCTGCCCATCGTCTGCGCCACTCTCCTCACCGACGAGCCGGTTCACCTGACCAACGTCCCCGACATCACCGATCTCAACAAGATCGTGAAGTTCATGACCGACCACGGCTCCAAAATCTCCTGGGACCGCACCACCGGCGAGATGCACGTCGACCACTCCGGTTTCCAGAGCGAACTCGTCAGCAACGAGCTCCCGCAGGACATGCGCTCGACCGTCTTGCTTTATCCGGCGCTCCTCCGCCGCCTCAAAAAAATCACCATCAACGCCACCGCCAAAGGCTGCTCCCTCGGCGTCCGCGAGATCGACCCGCACCTCGAAATCTTCTCCAAACTCGGCGCCGTGATCGACGCCGGTGAGCCCCTCGTCATCGCACTCCCCGGCGGTTTCACCGGCAACCGCCATTGGTGCGACTACATGTCCGTCACCGTCACGGAAAATTTCCTGATGGCCGCGTCCGTCGCCAAAGGCACCTCGACTCTCATCAACGCCGCGAGCGAACCACACGTCCAGGACCTCTGCGCCGCGCTCACCGCGATGGGCGCGAAGATCGACGGCATCGGCACCAGCATGCTCCGCGTCGAAGGCGTGGAAAAACTCCACGGCTGCAAAGCCTCCATCGCGACCGACTACCACGAAGTCGTCACCTTCCTCGCCCTCGGCGCCATCACCGGCGGCGAGATCCGCGTGAAAAATTCCCTCCCACACCACTTCGACCTCATCGTTCGCGCCTTCGCGAAACTCGGTGTGATCGTCGAACACGAAGGCGACACCGCCATCGTCCGCCGCAACCAGTCGCTCATCATCGAGCAACCCTTCACGTCCAATCTACTCACGAAAATCGAAGCCGCCCCCTGGCCGTATTTCTCCGTCGATCTCCTCCCGCTGATGATCGCGCTCAGCACCCGCGCCACCGGCACGATCCACTTCTGGAATAAGGTCTACGAAAACGGCTTTTCCTGGATGCCCGAGCTCGCGAAATTCGGCGCCCACGTCCTCGTCAGCGACCCGCACCGCGTAAATGTTTTCGGCTCCCGCCCGCTCCGCCCCGCCGTCGTCGATGCGCCCTACGTGATCCGCGCCGCCATCGCGTTGTACATGGTCGCCGCGAGCATCCCCGGCCGCAGCGTCGTGAAAAACGCCGACACCATCAAACGCGCCCACCCCCGCTTCGTCGAAAACCTCCGCGCCCTCGGCGCCGACGTGGAATGGAAGTGAGCTTGCGCCGTCTCTTCTCAGAGGTAGTTTCCTCACAGTGAGCATCAAGGAACAGGCCATCCGCTTGGTTGAGTCCATGCCGGACAACGTGACATGGGCGCAGGCGCTTGAACGCATTCAGATTGCCGCCGCACTCTCCCGCGCTGAAGCCGAAATCGATTCCGGACGCTTCGCCACCCAAGACCAAGTCGAAGCTCATATCGATTCATGCCTGCGCAAGTTATCTGGGCCCTCAGCAGCCTAGCCGACCTCACCGCCATCGTCAGCTTGATCGCTGCCGATAACCCGGCGGCAGCCCAACGAGTCGCCGCTCAAATCCGGGAGCGAACCCGCCAGCTCGAATCATTTCCTCTGAGCGGTCCTCACTACGACTTCACGCCCACTGGCGAAGTCCGTGAGCTGGTTGTACCGCCTTACCGCATCTTCTATCGCGTCACAGACGACGGCAAAACCGTGAGAATACTCCGCATCTGGCATTCCGCTCGCGGCACACCCGATATCCCGCGAGTTTAGTTCTCTTCATTCTATCTGCCGATCTTCGCTCCGCCTTAGCGCCTTCGCCTCTTTGCGATTCAAATAATCCGCCATGCCCGCTCCTGACTCCTCAGCCGCCAAATCTTCCAGCAAAGACAAAGGCCTGAACTACCTCACGACCACGCTCACCGCGCCCGTCTCCCCCGTCGAAGCCGCGCTGCGCCCGCTCTCCTTCGCCGACTTCACCGGCCAGCCCAAAACCGTCGAACGCCTCCAAGTCATGGTCGGCGCCGCCAAACGCCGCGGCGAAGCCCTCAACCACATTCTCCTCAGCGGACCGCCCGGCCTCGGCAAAACCACGCTCGCCTTCATCCTAGGCAACGAACTCGGCAAAGCCGTTCGCGTCACCTCCGGCCCCGTCATCGAAAAAGCCGGCGACCTCGCCGGACTCCTCACCAACCTCGAAGAAGGCGACATCCTCTTCATCGACGAAATCCACCGCATCCCGAAAACCGTCGAAGAGTACCTCTACTCCGCGATGGAGGATTTCCGCCTCGATATCATGATCGACCAGGGCCCCAACGCCCGCAGCGTCCGCCTCTCGATCCCGAAGTTCACCCTCGTCGGTGCCACCACCCGCGCCGGTCTGCTCACCGCGCCCCTCCGCTCCCGCTTCACACTCCAGACGCGCCTCGACTACTACGACATCCCCACGCTCATGGGCATCGTCCAGCGCAGCTGCGGCCTCCTCAAAGTCTCGATCGACGAAGCCGGTTCCCGCGAAATCGCCGCCCGCTGCCGCGGCACCCCCCGCGTCGCCAACAACCTCATCAACTTCGTCCGCGACTACGCCCAGGAACGCGCCCAAGGCATCATCACCCGCGAAGTCGCCGCCCGCGCCCTCGAACTCCTCGAAATCGACGCCGCCGGCCTCGACGAAATGGACAAACGCATGCTCCGCGTGATGGCCGAAAACTACCGCGGCGGCCCCGTCGGCATGAGCACCATCGCCGTCGCCGTCGGCGAAGAACCCGAGACCCTCGAAGAAGTCCACGAACCCTTCCTCATCCAGGAAGGTTACCTGCAACGTACGCCCCAAGGCCGCATCCTCACGACCAAAGGCTACCACGCCATCGGCCTCAAAGCCGCCGCGGGACAAAGCGGGCAGCAGGGCTCCCTTCTCTAATTCCGAAAATCTCTCAGACGATTCTGATCAACATGCGCTCCCATCTCGCGGCTTTTGGTCTGATGCTATCCAGCGCGGTATTTTCAGAGGCCGATTCTCCGCCTGGCTACAGCCCCGTCGCCGCAAACGAGGACGGCAACATTATCGCGCGAATCGAAGAGATGGATTTTTCCGCGCCTCCCGGGAGTGCCGATGAGAAAGTGCGCATTTCCCTATTCAAATATGATTCTAAGGAGAAGCGCTACGCCCTCTACCGAACCATCCAACACGTTGGTCCAAGCGCGCCAAACCTCATCCTACTCACCCGTAACGCAGAATTTTTGGTAGCGTTCGATTCGTCCGGACAAGTGGGGCGTGGAGAAAGCGTAGTCATCGCCTATACGGGAGAAGGTAAATTTTTGCGGAAGTGGTCTCTTGAGGAGATCCTTTCCAAAGAAGACATCGAAAGCGCTCCAAAGAGTGTTTCATCCACTTGGTGGCGGCGTGAGGCGTATTGTTTCGGAACCGACCAAATGATCGTTCGGGGCCCCGGGGAACGTGAATATAATGTGCGAGCGAGTCCGTACAGCTATGTGCTCGATCTGCATACTCTGGCGTGGAGGAAAGTTCGTTAGAACCTAACTGGTAGTTTAAGCGAGAGCCGACCCTTCCCGTTCTGCACTCTTCGCGCGCTCTGCGATTCAAAACCAAACGCGCCCGAACACACAGCCCTCCTTCGCGCTCCTTGCGGCCTTCGTGTTCAATTGCTTTCTCTCCGTGTCCTCCGCGCCTCTGCGGTGAAATATTCTGAAGCGTTCTGCGCCGACAACACGCTACTTCGCCCGCTTCAAAAACTTCGCCACGGCCTGGCTGCGGGAGTTCACATGCAGCTTCTCGTACATGCGGCGCACATAGGTATCAATCGTCGTCACGCTCACGCCGAGCTGGTCGGCGATTTCCTTGTAGAGATAGCCGTTGGCCAGCAGCTCCAGCACGGACATTTCCCGCGGTGAAAGCACTTCCATGCCTGAGCGCGGCGCGGGCTGCGTGAACGACTGCACGACTTTGCGCGCGATCGAGCAGCTCATCGGTGAACCGCCAACGGCGATCTGCTTGATGGCGGCGAGAAGCTCGGAACGCCGCGTGCCCTTGAGCAGATAACCCGTCGCCCCTGCCGAAAGCGCGTCGAAAATGTGATTCGCGTCGGCGTAGATCGTGAGCATCAAAAACTGCGTGTCCGGCAGCTTCGGCTTCAACGTGCGCACGCATTCGATGCCGTTGATCAGCGGCACGTTGATGTCAGTCAGGACGACATCGGGTTTTTCCTTCGGCAGATTCTCGATCGCGGACTCGGTGTTCGGATGCTCGCTGACAAACTCCAGCGTGCTGGTTTCCAAGATGAGTTCTTTGAGGATCTGCCGGGTGGGGGCATCATCATCGACGATGGAGACACGAAGTTTCATGGCGTGGACGCTGACTGTGAGAGACGGGCGGTGAGCGTGACAACCGTGCCCTGCGGCGTGGCGCGTGCAAAGGTCGCATCACCACCGAGCATCCGCATCCGCGAATGCATGTTTTTCAGCCCGTTGCGGTGCGACGTCGCCTCGATCCCGTCGGGAAGCCCTATGCCGTTGTCCGCGATGGTGATCGTGAGCGTGTGATCGGCGGCGATCACCTCGATCGAAACATCCGTGGCCTGCGCATGCTTAACGACGTTGTTCAGCGCTTCTTTGCAGCTGAGGAAAAGGTGATGCCGGAATTGAGTCGTGAGCGCGTGATGCGGCAGCGACTTCGGAATCTTCACACGACAGCGCAGGCCGGCGTCGGAGCAATAACTCTGCGCATACTCCGCGAGGTAGTTCGCGACACTTTCGAGATCATCGTTGGACGGATTCACCGCCCACACGATCTCGTCCATCGACTGGATGAGATCGCCCACAATGTCGTAGATACGGTCGAGCTGTGACTTCGCTTTATCATGACCGGACTGCGTGAGCAGACTGATGCGCGTGAGCCCGGCGCCGAGATCATCGTGAATATTCTCCGCGATGCGCGTGCGCTCCCGTTCCAGCGCGCGCTCACTCTCCAACTTCGCAAGCTTTTCAATCAACCGCCGATGCGAGACGTGGCGGACCACCACCACGACCACACCCACCGCGAGTGCAGCGGTAAACAAACGAAACCAGAGCGTCTGCCACCACGCCGCCTGCACTTCCACCGTGATCGAATCTGCCGACTCCGCGCCGGGCACGCCGGCGAGAAGCGCCGCGACTTCGAAACGATATTTTCCCGGAGGCAGCCGCGTGTACTTCGCCGCGCCTTCGCGTTCG from Nibricoccus aquaticus includes:
- the ruvB gene encoding Holliday junction branch migration DNA helicase RuvB, encoding MPAPDSSAAKSSSKDKGLNYLTTTLTAPVSPVEAALRPLSFADFTGQPKTVERLQVMVGAAKRRGEALNHILLSGPPGLGKTTLAFILGNELGKAVRVTSGPVIEKAGDLAGLLTNLEEGDILFIDEIHRIPKTVEEYLYSAMEDFRLDIMIDQGPNARSVRLSIPKFTLVGATTRAGLLTAPLRSRFTLQTRLDYYDIPTLMGIVQRSCGLLKVSIDEAGSREIAARCRGTPRVANNLINFVRDYAQERAQGIITREVAARALELLEIDAAGLDEMDKRMLRVMAENYRGGPVGMSTIAVAVGEEPETLEEVHEPFLIQEGYLQRTPQGRILTTKGYHAIGLKAAAGQSGQQGSLL
- a CDS encoding response regulator, with amino-acid sequence MKLRVSIVDDDAPTRQILKELILETSTLEFVSEHPNTESAIENLPKEKPDVVLTDINVPLINGIECVRTLKPKLPDTQFLMLTIYADANHIFDALSAGATGYLLKGTRRSELLAAIKQIAVGGSPMSCSIARKVVQSFTQPAPRSGMEVLSPREMSVLELLANGYLYKEIADQLGVSVTTIDTYVRRMYEKLHVNSRSQAVAKFLKRAK